In one window of Haloprofundus halophilus DNA:
- the ppc gene encoding phosphoenolpyruvate carboxylase — protein MNLHNRTVRQDVRELGALLGDVLEAQTSTEAFETVEELRTNAIGYRKGDVESRQELYDVLGRLRSGDESVVARAFTTYFELINLAEERERVRAVRRGSQDGTLDDSLVDTVAALVEDDADPDTVQRVLDDVLVEPTFTAHPTEARRKTVKSKLRSIAADLETLDERRLTDQEREQTWHEVDAEVTSLWQTAQVRNRRPEPTDEARNVQWYLENTLFDVTGEVYSELEDIVSEAYGDEVRVPKLFEFRSWAGSDRDGNPYVTVDVTEETLERQRSVVLDRYRNALKRLSGVLSQDGSRIDVGPAFEQSLEADRERLPATAEEATTRYPDEPYRQKLKLMRERLERVEDVRPDGYDDAAELAADLDVIAQSLKLNGAERVVSAYVEPLVRQVDTFGFSLASLDLRDHREKHTSAIAEALAVEGIEYRSMDEDERVELLTEAVLQEQPVLDLDDLEQFSDGTRRVLRRFRKLGDWQHEYGASAIDTYAISMTDEPSHVLEVLFLADQAGVVSLPDHCGIDIVPLLETEYALNGARRIMGTLFENEAYSQALAARNGLQEIMLGYSDSNKENGFLAANWDLYKNQRRLAEITDEHDVEMRLFHGRGGSISRGGGPMNQAMLALPNETVSGQIKFTEQGEAIAEKYANPRIAERNLEQMLDAQIRSRYEALQQPKEHVPDEWADAMDTMSTAAREEYRDLLETDGFVSYFEQATPITVIEELNLGSRPASRSGERTVEDLRAIPWVFSWTQSRCILPGWYALATGLNAYLDDGGDEETLREMYDEWPFFRTTLDNAALSLARTDLEIAAEYANLADASLRAEFFGRIEDEYDRATELVHSVSERDSLLKREWLGESLRRRNPYVDPLNLLQTHLLSQTHRTTEEERTLRLTVKGIAAGMKNTG, from the coding sequence ATGAACCTGCACAACCGGACGGTTCGCCAGGACGTCCGCGAACTCGGCGCGTTGCTCGGGGACGTACTGGAGGCTCAGACGTCGACCGAGGCGTTCGAGACGGTCGAAGAGCTTCGGACGAACGCGATCGGCTACCGGAAGGGCGACGTCGAGTCGAGACAGGAACTGTACGACGTGCTCGGTAGACTCCGTTCAGGCGACGAGAGCGTCGTCGCTCGCGCGTTCACGACGTACTTCGAACTCATCAACCTCGCCGAGGAGCGCGAACGCGTCCGCGCGGTCAGACGCGGGTCGCAGGACGGGACGCTCGACGACAGCCTCGTCGACACCGTCGCCGCCCTCGTCGAAGACGACGCCGACCCCGACACGGTTCAACGGGTCCTCGACGACGTGCTCGTCGAACCGACGTTCACGGCCCACCCGACCGAGGCCCGCCGAAAGACGGTGAAGTCGAAACTCCGCTCCATCGCGGCCGACTTGGAGACGCTGGACGAGCGCCGCCTCACCGACCAGGAACGGGAACAGACGTGGCACGAGGTCGACGCGGAGGTGACGAGCCTCTGGCAGACGGCGCAGGTCCGCAACCGCCGCCCGGAACCGACGGACGAGGCCCGGAACGTCCAGTGGTACCTCGAGAACACGCTGTTCGACGTGACCGGCGAGGTGTACAGCGAACTCGAAGATATCGTCTCGGAGGCGTACGGCGACGAGGTACGAGTGCCGAAACTGTTCGAGTTCCGCTCGTGGGCCGGTAGCGACCGCGACGGCAACCCGTACGTCACCGTCGACGTGACCGAGGAGACGCTCGAACGCCAGCGCTCGGTCGTCCTCGACCGCTACCGCAACGCGCTCAAGCGGCTCTCCGGTGTGCTCAGCCAGGACGGGAGCCGCATCGACGTGGGACCGGCGTTCGAGCAGTCGCTGGAGGCCGACCGCGAGCGACTGCCGGCGACGGCCGAGGAGGCGACGACGCGCTACCCCGACGAGCCGTACCGCCAGAAACTGAAACTGATGCGCGAGCGCCTCGAACGCGTCGAGGACGTCCGGCCCGACGGCTACGACGACGCGGCCGAACTCGCCGCCGACCTCGACGTCATCGCGCAGAGTCTGAAACTGAACGGGGCCGAGCGCGTCGTCTCCGCGTACGTCGAACCGCTGGTGCGACAGGTCGACACGTTCGGCTTCAGCCTGGCGAGTCTCGACCTGCGCGACCACCGCGAGAAACACACGAGCGCCATCGCGGAGGCGCTGGCGGTCGAGGGCATCGAGTACCGCTCGATGGACGAAGACGAGCGCGTCGAATTGCTCACCGAGGCCGTCCTGCAGGAACAGCCGGTGCTGGACCTCGACGACCTCGAACAGTTCTCCGACGGGACGAGGCGGGTGCTCCGCCGCTTCCGCAAACTCGGCGACTGGCAGCACGAGTACGGCGCCAGCGCCATCGACACCTACGCCATCTCGATGACCGACGAACCGAGTCACGTCCTCGAAGTGCTGTTCCTGGCCGACCAGGCCGGCGTCGTCTCGCTCCCCGACCACTGCGGCATCGACATCGTTCCGCTTCTGGAGACCGAGTACGCGCTCAACGGCGCGCGCCGCATCATGGGCACGCTGTTCGAGAACGAGGCCTACTCGCAGGCGTTGGCCGCCAGAAACGGCCTCCAGGAGATCATGCTCGGTTACTCCGACTCGAACAAGGAGAACGGCTTCCTCGCGGCGAACTGGGACCTCTACAAGAACCAGCGCCGCCTCGCCGAAATCACCGACGAGCACGACGTCGAGATGCGGCTGTTCCACGGCCGCGGCGGCTCCATCTCCCGCGGCGGCGGCCCGATGAACCAGGCGATGCTGGCGCTGCCGAACGAGACGGTGTCGGGGCAGATCAAGTTCACCGAACAGGGCGAGGCCATCGCCGAGAAGTACGCGAACCCGCGCATCGCCGAGCGCAACCTCGAACAGATGCTCGACGCTCAGATTCGGTCGCGTTACGAGGCGCTGCAGCAACCGAAAGAACACGTCCCCGACGAGTGGGCCGACGCGATGGATACGATGTCCACCGCCGCCCGCGAGGAGTACCGCGACCTGTTGGAGACCGACGGATTCGTCTCCTACTTCGAGCAGGCGACGCCCATCACGGTCATCGAGGAACTGAACCTCGGCTCTCGTCCCGCCTCCCGGTCGGGCGAGCGCACCGTCGAGGACCTCCGCGCCATCCCGTGGGTGTTCTCGTGGACGCAGTCGCGCTGCATCCTCCCCGGCTGGTACGCGCTGGCGACGGGGCTGAACGCCTACCTCGACGACGGCGGCGACGAGGAGACGCTCCGGGAGATGTACGACGAGTGGCCGTTCTTCCGGACGACGCTCGACAACGCGGCGCTCTCGTTGGCGCGGACGGACCTCGAAATCGCCGCGGAGTACGCCAACCTCGCGGACGCGTCGCTGCGCGCCGAGTTCTTCGGTCGCATCGAGGACGAGTACGACCGCGCGACCGAACTGGTTCACTCCGTCTCGGAACGCGACTCGCTGCTGAAGCGCGAGTGGCTCGGCGAGAGCCTCCGCCGCCGCAACCCCTACGTCGACCCGCTGAACCTGCTGCAGACGCATCTGCTGTCGCAGACGCACCGAACCACCGAAGAGGAGCGGACGCTCCGCCTGACGGTGAAAGGCATCGCCGCCGGGATGAAGAACACGGGGTAG
- the pyrF gene encoding orotidine-5'-phosphate decarboxylase — MNFFDRLADRIATVDSVVSVGLDADPSRIPEHLQGKELPQWAFNRRIIDATHEHAAVYKPNAAFYESEEGWRSLRETIAYAEGKGVPILLDAKRADIGNTTRQYAKLLDDVDAVTVNPYMGRDSLEPFLSREDKGVFVLCRTSNPGAADLQDLELETGEPLYERVAALADLWNRNDNVGLVVGATAPEELESLREQVPELPFLVPGVGAQGGDAEAAVEFGLRDDGVGLVNSSRGIIFAGEGEGFEKAAGRAARRMKRRLNEFRS, encoded by the coding sequence ATGAACTTCTTCGACCGCTTGGCCGACCGCATCGCGACGGTCGACAGCGTCGTCTCCGTGGGCTTGGACGCCGACCCGTCGCGTATCCCCGAACACCTGCAGGGGAAGGAGCTGCCGCAGTGGGCGTTCAACCGCCGCATCATCGACGCGACGCACGAACACGCCGCCGTCTACAAGCCGAACGCCGCGTTCTACGAGTCCGAGGAGGGGTGGCGCTCGCTGCGCGAGACCATCGCCTACGCCGAGGGGAAGGGCGTTCCTATCCTCTTGGACGCCAAGCGCGCCGACATCGGCAACACGACGCGACAGTACGCCAAACTGCTCGACGACGTTGACGCCGTCACCGTCAACCCCTACATGGGCCGCGACTCGCTCGAACCGTTCCTCTCGCGGGAGGACAAAGGCGTGTTCGTCCTCTGTCGAACCTCTAACCCGGGGGCGGCGGACTTACAGGACCTCGAACTCGAAACCGGCGAGCCGCTGTACGAGCGCGTCGCGGCGCTCGCCGATCTCTGGAACCGCAACGACAACGTCGGGTTGGTCGTCGGCGCGACGGCCCCCGAGGAACTGGAGTCGCTGCGCGAGCAGGTGCCCGAACTTCCCTTCTTGGTCCCCGGCGTCGGCGCGCAGGGCGGCGACGCCGAAGCGGCGGTGGAGTTCGGCCTCCGAGACGACGGCGTTGGCCTCGTCAACTCCTCGCGCGGCATCATCTTCGCCGGCGAGGGCGAAGGGTTCGAGAAGGCGGCCGGACGCGCCGCGCGGCGGATGAAGCGGCGACTCAACGAGTTTCGGTCGTAG
- a CDS encoding glycoside hydrolase yields the protein MVRQQTRRQFLAAGATATTAAVAGCLVGSADAEGVFRPPVDLRGAIYLPARAYNTYQMWADYDEAVVERDLGYAASLNLNAVRTWVNYEFWMEDPEAHRRAIDHFLAAAAERDIGVLLGLFEGVGQQPTEANLEDTDPLTATAVQSPALWHLERRDRWENSRRFVRWFMARYRDDERLLAIEAMNEPGWASLKLRFAEAMFRTLTEERGSVPLTVGSTSLANNAQYLDWGADILQFHYNFANRPGTIENLLADANRLASRVDKPVWFSEWQRIRTGVGFTGEVTHDDWYPNYSSLAPVIRRAGVDNFFWSLMIKPAYVVVQRKNGVVNGVFHEDGAVWSLDDARALKAMSGDDEFHAEERPEWPAWAESATQWVPRGPSEQ from the coding sequence ATGGTACGTCAGCAGACGCGGCGGCAGTTCCTCGCGGCGGGAGCGACGGCGACGACGGCAGCCGTCGCGGGCTGTCTCGTCGGCTCGGCCGACGCAGAGGGCGTGTTCCGACCGCCCGTCGACCTCCGCGGGGCGATATATCTCCCGGCACGGGCGTACAACACGTACCAGATGTGGGCCGACTACGACGAGGCCGTCGTCGAGCGGGACCTCGGGTACGCGGCGTCGCTGAATCTCAACGCCGTCCGGACGTGGGTGAACTACGAGTTCTGGATGGAAGACCCCGAAGCGCACCGCCGCGCGATCGACCACTTCCTCGCCGCGGCGGCCGAACGCGATATCGGCGTCCTCCTCGGACTCTTCGAGGGCGTCGGACAGCAGCCGACGGAAGCGAATCTCGAAGACACCGACCCGCTCACGGCGACAGCGGTTCAGTCACCCGCGCTCTGGCACCTCGAGCGGCGCGACCGGTGGGAGAACTCGCGGCGGTTCGTCCGGTGGTTCATGGCGCGCTACCGCGACGACGAGCGACTGCTCGCCATCGAAGCGATGAACGAGCCGGGGTGGGCCTCGTTGAAGCTTCGGTTCGCCGAGGCCATGTTTCGAACGCTCACCGAAGAGCGCGGGTCGGTGCCGCTCACCGTCGGGTCGACGAGTCTCGCAAACAACGCGCAGTATCTCGATTGGGGCGCGGACATCCTCCAGTTTCACTACAACTTCGCCAACCGCCCCGGAACCATCGAGAACCTCCTCGCGGACGCAAATCGACTCGCGTCGCGCGTCGACAAACCCGTCTGGTTCTCCGAGTGGCAGCGAATTCGAACGGGCGTCGGATTCACCGGCGAGGTGACACACGACGACTGGTATCCGAACTACTCGTCGCTCGCACCCGTCATCCGCCGTGCGGGCGTCGACAACTTCTTCTGGTCGCTGATGATCAAACCGGCCTACGTGGTCGTCCAGCGGAAAAACGGCGTCGTCAACGGTGTCTTCCACGAGGACGGCGCGGTGTGGAGTCTCGACGACGCGCGGGCTCTCAAAGCGATGTCCGGCGACGACGAGTTCCACGCCGAGGAGCGCCCCGAGTGGCCCGCGTGGGCGGAGTCAGCGACGCAGTGGGTTCCACGTGGACCCTCCGAGCAGTGA
- a CDS encoding J domain-containing protein — MERDQLVMGLAAVFAGITVLLAVLGLSYSLFLLVVAVPFGATTYFMWYQASGRLAEQARTRRVRREPSGFGAGARRENVRENRRRARRNGRGGGQSSGRSSTDAPRTTRRPTRAEAYRALDLEPGASTAEVKRAYRSKVKEVHPDTEDGDEESFRRVNRAYESLNE, encoded by the coding sequence GTGGAGCGCGACCAGCTCGTCATGGGACTCGCCGCCGTCTTCGCGGGGATAACCGTCCTCCTCGCGGTGCTCGGGTTGAGCTACTCGCTCTTTCTGCTCGTCGTGGCCGTCCCCTTCGGCGCGACGACGTACTTCATGTGGTATCAGGCGAGCGGCCGACTCGCCGAACAGGCGCGCACTCGTCGCGTCCGTCGAGAACCGTCCGGGTTCGGCGCGGGTGCGCGCCGCGAGAACGTCCGGGAGAACCGTCGGCGCGCACGCCGCAACGGGCGCGGCGGCGGACAGAGCAGCGGCCGTTCGAGCACCGACGCACCGCGGACGACGCGGAGGCCGACCCGCGCCGAGGCGTACCGCGCGCTCGATCTGGAACCCGGCGCGAGCACCGCCGAGGTGAAACGCGCCTACCGCTCGAAGGTCAAGGAGGTCCATCCGGACACCGAAGACGGCGACGAGGAGTCGTTCAGACGGGTGAACCGGGCGTACGAGTCGTTGAACGAGTAG
- a CDS encoding GTPBP1 family GTP-binding protein yields the protein MSADRAALEEALQRGEEEGGYIEFKERLSKEVHLSGGRMESLAAQLRHRVLSGEGEATYVVGVTDDGGIAGISPDAFSESMDVLSLLAEEAGAHIEDVDTWGVGDETRRASNGSGGGTTRGDDPDAGLVGVATIREGAMLETDEEHIVVGTAGHVDHGKSTLVGSLVTGQADDGDGGTRGFLDVQPHEVERGLSADLSYAVYGFDDDGPVHMRNPHRKSDRARVVETADRLVSFVDTVGHEPWLRTTIRGLVGQKLDYGLLVVAADDGPTKTTREHLGILLATELPTLVAITKVDAVSDERVAEVEHEVEKLLRDVGKTPLAVERYGVDAAAEEISDSVVPILRTSAVSTEGLDDLDYLFETLPKTSDGQGQFRMYIDRSYSVTGVGAVASGTVNSGTVEAGDELLLGPMPDGSFRDVEVRSIEMHYHRVDEAKAGRIVGIALKGVKEAEIERGMVLVPKASDPRAVRSFEADVIVLNHPTRIGTGYEPVIHLETISEAAVFHPDEGRLLPGDTGHSRVEFKFRPYLIEEGQRFVFREGQSKGVGTVTDVHYD from the coding sequence ATGAGCGCCGACCGGGCCGCCCTCGAAGAGGCCCTACAGCGCGGAGAAGAAGAAGGCGGGTACATCGAATTCAAAGAACGGCTCTCCAAGGAGGTCCACCTCTCGGGTGGCCGCATGGAGAGTCTCGCCGCCCAGCTCCGACACCGAGTCCTCTCCGGGGAGGGCGAGGCGACGTACGTCGTCGGCGTCACCGACGACGGCGGCATCGCCGGAATCTCGCCGGACGCCTTCTCGGAGTCGATGGACGTCCTCTCGCTGCTCGCCGAAGAGGCAGGCGCGCACATCGAAGACGTAGATACCTGGGGTGTCGGCGACGAGACGCGACGCGCCTCGAACGGGTCGGGCGGGGGGACGACGCGAGGCGACGACCCCGACGCCGGCCTCGTCGGCGTCGCCACCATCCGCGAGGGGGCGATGCTCGAAACCGACGAGGAGCACATCGTCGTCGGCACCGCGGGCCACGTCGACCACGGGAAGAGCACGCTCGTCGGCTCGCTCGTCACCGGACAGGCCGACGACGGCGACGGCGGGACCCGCGGGTTCCTCGACGTGCAACCGCACGAGGTCGAACGCGGTCTCTCGGCGGACCTCTCGTACGCCGTCTACGGCTTCGACGACGACGGTCCGGTCCACATGCGCAACCCGCACCGCAAGAGCGACCGCGCCCGCGTCGTCGAGACGGCCGACCGCCTCGTCTCCTTCGTCGACACCGTCGGCCACGAGCCGTGGCTCCGCACCACCATCCGGGGACTGGTCGGCCAGAAACTCGACTACGGGCTGCTCGTCGTCGCCGCCGACGACGGGCCGACGAAGACGACGCGCGAACATCTCGGCATCCTCCTCGCGACCGAACTGCCGACGCTCGTCGCCATCACGAAAGTCGACGCCGTCAGCGACGAGCGCGTCGCCGAGGTCGAACACGAGGTCGAGAAACTGCTTCGCGACGTGGGCAAGACGCCGCTGGCGGTCGAACGCTACGGCGTCGACGCCGCCGCCGAGGAGATAAGCGACTCCGTCGTCCCCATCCTCCGGACCAGCGCGGTCTCCACGGAGGGGCTGGACGACCTCGACTACCTGTTCGAGACGCTCCCGAAGACGAGCGACGGCCAGGGGCAGTTCCGGATGTACATCGACCGCAGCTACAGCGTCACCGGCGTCGGTGCGGTCGCTTCCGGGACGGTGAACTCCGGCACCGTCGAAGCGGGCGACGAACTGCTGCTCGGGCCGATGCCGGACGGCAGTTTCCGCGACGTGGAGGTGCGCTCCATCGAGATGCACTACCACCGCGTCGACGAGGCGAAGGCGGGCCGCATCGTCGGCATCGCGCTCAAGGGCGTCAAGGAAGCCGAGATAGAGCGCGGGATGGTGCTCGTCCCGAAGGCCTCCGACCCGCGAGCCGTCCGCTCGTTCGAGGCCGACGTGATAGTGCTCAACCACCCGACGCGCATCGGGACGGGCTACGAACCCGTCATCCACCTCGAAACCATCAGCGAGGCGGCGGTGTTCCACCCCGACGAGGGGCGTCTCCTCCCCGGCGACACCGGCCACTCGCGCGTCGAGTTCAAGTTCAGACCGTACCTCATCGAGGAGGGCCAGCGGTTTGTCTTCCGCGAGGGGCAGAGCAAAGGCGTCGGTACCGTGACCGACGTGCACTACGACTGA
- the mch gene encoding methenyltetrahydromethanopterin cyclohydrolase produces MDSLNRMAIELVDEALDFADELNVGSYELESGATVLDFGVDATGGVEAGLLLTEIQTAGLATVQTRMGTVDGAPIPHVELSTDHPAIALLCSQKAGWELEFDRFDGLGSGPARALVGQESEFEAVGYYDEFDLTVLAVESIDLPGDEVAEHVADLAEVEPSAVFLPAFAVGSIAGSVNIASRASELAVFRLFELGYDPRDVLSVSGSAPMAPVSYDEGVAMGRTNDALAYGGQVHLTVRDEFDRFDEVPSTAADEYGTPFEDIFAENDWDFSQVPVSAFAPAQVTVDVVDGSTRVFGETDEDLLAESFGLREL; encoded by the coding sequence ATGGACAGTCTCAATCGGATGGCGATAGAACTCGTCGACGAGGCGCTCGACTTCGCCGACGAGTTGAACGTCGGCTCGTACGAACTGGAGTCGGGCGCGACGGTGCTGGACTTCGGCGTCGACGCCACGGGCGGGGTCGAAGCGGGATTGCTGCTGACGGAGATACAGACCGCCGGGCTCGCCACCGTCCAGACGCGGATGGGTACGGTCGACGGCGCGCCGATTCCGCACGTCGAACTGTCGACGGACCACCCCGCCATCGCGCTGCTCTGTTCGCAGAAGGCGGGCTGGGAGCTGGAGTTCGACCGCTTCGACGGCCTCGGCAGCGGCCCCGCACGCGCGCTCGTCGGCCAGGAGTCGGAGTTCGAGGCCGTCGGCTACTACGACGAGTTCGACCTCACCGTCCTCGCCGTCGAGAGCATCGACCTGCCGGGCGACGAGGTGGCCGAACACGTCGCCGACCTCGCGGAGGTCGAACCGAGCGCCGTCTTCCTGCCGGCGTTCGCCGTCGGCTCCATCGCCGGTAGCGTCAACATCGCGTCTCGGGCATCTGAACTCGCCGTCTTCCGCCTCTTCGAGCTCGGCTACGACCCCCGGGACGTGCTCTCGGTCAGCGGCAGCGCCCCTATGGCACCCGTCAGCTACGACGAGGGCGTGGCGATGGGCCGGACGAACGACGCGCTCGCCTACGGCGGCCAGGTCCACCTGACGGTCCGCGACGAGTTCGACCGCTTCGACGAGGTTCCGTCGACCGCCGCCGACGAGTACGGCACGCCCTTCGAGGACATCTTCGCCGAGAACGACTGGGACTTCTCGCAGGTGCCGGTGTCTGCGTTCGCGCCAGCGCAGGTGACCGTCGACGTCGTCGACGGGTCGACGCGCGTCTTCGGCGAGACGGACGAAGACCTGCTCGCGGAGTCGTTCGGCCTCCGCGAGCTCTGA
- a CDS encoding MTH1187 family thiamine-binding protein produces the protein MTVIALLSVAPVTEESMAADVADAVAALDEFDVEYETNPMGTVVEAADVETLLDAVAAAHNAVDADRVSTFLKIDDKRTSDERAREKVEAVERELGREARSGGE, from the coding sequence ATGACCGTCATCGCACTGCTGAGCGTCGCACCAGTGACAGAAGAGAGCATGGCCGCCGACGTGGCCGACGCCGTCGCCGCGCTCGACGAGTTCGACGTCGAGTACGAGACGAATCCGATGGGAACCGTCGTCGAAGCCGCGGACGTCGAGACGCTGCTCGACGCCGTCGCCGCCGCACACAACGCCGTCGACGCCGACCGAGTGAGTACGTTCCTCAAAATCGACGACAAGCGGACCAGCGACGAACGAGCGCGGGAGAAAGTCGAGGCCGTCGAACGCGAACTCGGCCGCGAGGCACGAAGCGGAGGCGAGTAG
- a CDS encoding DUF7130 family rubredoxin-like protein, translated as MDAIHSSRTRTSDSTAAGAIPRRSVVRNERLSSSAFGEAYLVWRCHRCGETGDLEAFPVACSNCDAPREELYYWTED; from the coding sequence ATGGACGCGATTCACTCATCTCGAACACGGACCAGCGACTCGACCGCCGCCGGCGCGATTCCCCGACGCTCGGTCGTCAGAAACGAACGACTCAGCAGCTCCGCGTTCGGCGAAGCGTACCTCGTCTGGCGCTGTCACCGCTGCGGCGAGACCGGCGATTTGGAGGCGTTCCCCGTCGCCTGCTCGAACTGCGACGCGCCGCGCGAGGAGCTGTACTACTGGACGGAGGACTGA
- a CDS encoding MaoC family dehydratase, producing MEPDAATSTRQYYEDLDPAGRWELETATLTRDDIVAFAEQYDPQPFHVDEDAARESMFGELIASGLHTYCVCNRLATEAFFQRVAFLCGRGLDDFRWHRPVRPGDTLSGWVELGEMRVSDSDPERGYVDVEITGVNQREEVVISWTAHALVARRPR from the coding sequence ATGGAACCCGACGCCGCCACCTCCACCCGACAGTACTACGAGGACCTCGACCCGGCGGGTCGCTGGGAACTGGAGACGGCGACGTTGACGAGAGACGACATCGTCGCGTTCGCCGAGCAGTACGACCCCCAACCGTTCCACGTTGACGAGGACGCGGCGCGGGAGTCGATGTTCGGCGAACTCATCGCGAGCGGTCTCCACACCTACTGCGTCTGCAACCGACTGGCGACCGAGGCGTTCTTTCAGCGGGTCGCGTTTCTCTGCGGCCGCGGCCTCGACGACTTCCGGTGGCACCGCCCGGTTCGACCCGGCGACACCCTCTCTGGGTGGGTCGAACTCGGCGAGATGCGCGTCTCCGACTCCGACCCCGAGCGCGGCTACGTCGACGTCGAAATCACGGGCGTCAACCAGCGCGAGGAAGTCGTCATCTCGTGGACCGCCCACGCGCTCGTCGCCCGACGGCCGCGTTAA
- a CDS encoding putative RNA uridine N3 methyltransferase: MTLTVCVPSSLVREAEDQREATRKIGYVARAATVFRADRLVVFPDGEGERRWGGEFVATVLEYAATPPYLRQEAWGKRDELRYAGVLPPLRVSPRTGSESDDSGSLTQGIVTEVGPEGRVRVNCGLQHPISLYTPPEMEAEEGERVTVRISSREPVRARIVDETPPGFVVERMDLSEALGREDAGVKIATSRFGQELSIGRLSTLAGRTADGMTVAFGSPERGLPDIFGFPPEAVADEESAGTRVEPGPGFDLWLNTVPRQGSEVVRTEEAMFASLACLTLTE, encoded by the coding sequence ATGACACTCACCGTATGCGTGCCGTCGTCGCTCGTCCGGGAAGCCGAGGACCAACGCGAGGCGACTCGCAAAATCGGCTACGTCGCCCGCGCGGCGACGGTGTTCCGGGCGGACCGGTTGGTCGTCTTCCCCGACGGGGAAGGCGAGCGCCGATGGGGCGGCGAGTTCGTCGCTACCGTACTCGAATACGCCGCGACGCCCCCCTACCTCCGACAAGAGGCGTGGGGCAAGCGCGACGAGTTACGGTACGCCGGCGTGCTGCCGCCGCTCCGTGTCTCGCCACGGACCGGCTCCGAATCCGACGATTCGGGGTCGTTAACACAGGGAATCGTGACCGAGGTCGGACCTGAAGGTCGCGTCCGGGTCAATTGCGGACTGCAACACCCGATCTCGCTCTACACGCCTCCGGAGATGGAGGCCGAGGAGGGAGAGCGCGTCACCGTCAGGATCTCTTCGAGAGAACCGGTCCGTGCGCGCATCGTCGACGAGACCCCACCGGGGTTCGTCGTCGAGCGCATGGACCTGTCGGAAGCGCTCGGCCGTGAGGACGCCGGCGTGAAAATCGCCACCTCCCGATTCGGACAGGAACTGTCCATCGGGCGGCTGTCGACGCTGGCCGGACGAACCGCCGACGGAATGACCGTCGCCTTCGGTTCGCCCGAGAGAGGGCTTCCGGACATCTTCGGGTTTCCGCCCGAAGCCGTCGCCGACGAGGAGTCGGCGGGCACACGAGTCGAACCCGGTCCGGGGTTCGACCTCTGGCTCAATACGGTTCCGCGACAGGGCAGCGAAGTGGTGCGAACGGAGGAAGCGATGTTCGCCTCACTCGCCTGCCTAACACTCACGGAGTGA